From Pseudomonas sp. AN-1:
GTCGGGGAACTCGAAGTGGCTGGCGGCACCGGCCAGCAGCGCCTCGTACTCGCCCACCAGCGGCAGCTGCGTGGCCTTGGCATCGCTCTCGGTGAGCTGCACGTAGCCCTTCACGGTAGCCAGCTCGCCGTGGATCTGCTCCAGCAGCGGCAGGAAGTCGTCATGCACCAGGACGATGTCGTCCTCGGCATGGTTCATGGTGTAGATGATCTGCTCCGGCGACAGGCGCACGTTCACCGTGTGCAGCACCGCACCGAGCATCGGCACGGCGAAGAAGCACTCCAGCGAGCGGTGGCTGTCCCAGTCCAGCAGCGCCACGGTGTCGCCGGCCTTGATGCCGGCAGCGCTCAGCGCGTTGGCCAGGCGCTGGATGCGCTCGTTGAGAGTGCGGTAGCTGTAGCGCAGCTTGTCGGAGTAGACGATTTGCTGGTCCGGCTGGTAGCGCACCCCGGACAGCAGCAGGCGCTTGATCAGCAGCTGGTAGTTGTAGGCACCTTGCGCAGGCGGAATTATTTTTGTCATCGCCATGTTTGTGTTCCCGACTTTGCCAATCTGAAATTTGGGTTCGCTGCACGCGGGGAAGCCGGTATCCGCACCGGCCGGAGCACGCGACCGGAGGGCCTGATTCCCCTATGGAGCGAACAGTAAATAGCCCTCCCCTCGACCGCTTCACATTCCACGCCACACACTTGTCATTTGATGACAACCTGTACTTCTGCAGGGCGTGCGTGGCCCGCCGCTGCAGCGCGGAAAGCGGGGAATGAGGAGATGGGGGTAAGCGGCGCCGCCACGCCCCGGCTAAAGGGCGTGGCGAGCGCGGAGGGACGCGATCAGAACTGCTCGGCGTCCAGCAGGTACAGGCTCTCGCTGCCGGCGCGCACCGAGGCGCTCAGCGAGTGGATACGCGGCAGCAGGCGCGCGAAGTAGAAGCGCGCGGTGCCGAGCTTGCTGGCGTAGAAGTCGTCCTCGCCCTGCCTGGCCAGCGCCACGGCGGCCATGCGCGCCCACAGGTAGGCGTACACGGTGTAGCCGAAGGTGTGCAGGTACTCGACCGAGGCGGCGCCGATCTCGTTGGGGTTGGTCTGCGCCTTGTCGATCACCCAGGCGGTCAGCGCGTCGAGGTTGTCCACCGCGGCCTTGAGCGGCGCAGTGAACTCGGCCAGCGAGGCGTCGGCGCCGGCTATGAAGGCATTGATCTCCTCGGACAGGTGGCGGTAGTAGCTGCCGCCGCTGGCGACCACCTTGCGGCCCATCAGGTCCAGCGACTGGATGCCGTTGGTGCCTTCGTAGATCTGGGTGATGCGGCAGTCGCGGATCAGCTGCTCCTGGCCCCACTCGCGGATGTAGCCGTGGCCGCCGAACACCTGCTGGCCGTGGATGGTGGTTTCCAGGCCCATGTCGGTGAGGAAGGCCTTGGCCACCGGGGTCAGCAGGGCAACCAGCTCCTCGGCGCGCTTGCGGGTGGCGGCGTCCTCGCTGTACTTGGCGAGGTCGAGCTGCAGGGCCACGAAGCTGGAGAAGGCGCGGCCGCCCTCGTTGAGCGCCTTCATGGTCAGCAGCATGCGGCGCACGTCCGGATGCACGATGATCGGGTCGGCCGCCTTGTCCTTCGCCACCGCACCGGTCGGCGCGCGGCTCTGGATGCGCTCGCGGGCATATTCCACGGCGTTCTGGTAGGAGCGCTCGCCGAGGGCCAGGCCCTGGATGCCGACGCCCAGGCGCTCGTAGTTCATCATGGTGAACATGGCGTTGAGGCCCTTGTTCACTTCGCCGACCAGGTAACCGGTGGCGCCGTCGAAGTTCATCACGCAGGTGGCCGAGGCCTTGATGCCCATCTTGTGCTCGATGGAGCCGCAGCTCACCGCGTTGCGCTCGCCCAGCGCGCCGTCGGCCTCGACCATCACCTTGGGCACCAGGAACAGCGAGATGCCCTTGGGACCGGCCGGGGCGTCCGGCAGCTTGGCCAGTACCAGGTGGATGAGGTTCTCGGACAGGTCCTGCTCGCCGCCGGTGATGAAGATCTTGGTGCCGCTGACCTTGTAGCTGCCGTCGGCCTGCGGCTCGGCCCGGGTGCGGATGATGCCGAGGTCGGTGCCGGCGTGCGGCTCGGTCAGGCACATGGAGCCGGCCCAGCGGCCTTCGTACATGGCCGGCAGGTACTGCGCCTTCAGCTCCTCGCTGGCGTGGTTGAGGACCGCCAGGCAGGCGCCGGCGGTCAGCATCGGATACAGGGCGAAGGACAGGTTGGCCGAGTTGACCATCTCCTCGACCTGGGCGCCGATCACCTTGGGCATGCCCATGCCGCCGAACTCCGGCGAGCCGCCGACGCCGACCCAGCCGCCTTCGGCGTAGGTGCGCCAGGCCGCGGGGAAACCGGCCGGGGTCTGCACGGCGCCGTCGTGCCAGGAGCAGCCTTCCTCGTCGCCGCTGCGGTTCAGCGGGGCGATCACCCCTGCGGTGACCTTGCCGGCCTCCTCGAGGATGGCGCGCGCGGTATCGGCGTCGACGACCTCGGCCAGCTCCGGCAGCTCGGCCCACAGTTTGGAAACTTCGAAGACTTCATTGAGCACGAAGTCCATGTCGCGAAGGGGCGCTTTGTAATCGGACATTGCTAACACTCACCCTGATTTCTGCTGTTGTAGTAGTAGCCGTCGTTGCGGCCATTCACCGCTGTTTTT
This genomic window contains:
- a CDS encoding acyl-CoA dehydrogenase C-terminal domain-containing protein, coding for MSDYKAPLRDMDFVLNEVFEVSKLWAELPELAEVVDADTARAILEEAGKVTAGVIAPLNRSGDEEGCSWHDGAVQTPAGFPAAWRTYAEGGWVGVGGSPEFGGMGMPKVIGAQVEEMVNSANLSFALYPMLTAGACLAVLNHASEELKAQYLPAMYEGRWAGSMCLTEPHAGTDLGIIRTRAEPQADGSYKVSGTKIFITGGEQDLSENLIHLVLAKLPDAPAGPKGISLFLVPKVMVEADGALGERNAVSCGSIEHKMGIKASATCVMNFDGATGYLVGEVNKGLNAMFTMMNYERLGVGIQGLALGERSYQNAVEYARERIQSRAPTGAVAKDKAADPIIVHPDVRRMLLTMKALNEGGRAFSSFVALQLDLAKYSEDAATRKRAEELVALLTPVAKAFLTDMGLETTIHGQQVFGGHGYIREWGQEQLIRDCRITQIYEGTNGIQSLDLMGRKVVASGGSYYRHLSEEINAFIAGADASLAEFTAPLKAAVDNLDALTAWVIDKAQTNPNEIGAASVEYLHTFGYTVYAYLWARMAAVALARQGEDDFYASKLGTARFYFARLLPRIHSLSASVRAGSESLYLLDAEQF